GGCGCCGCCCGCCCCGTCGCTGACACGCTGCACCTCCTGCAGCGTCAGACGGTGGCGGAGATCGCTTGGGGACGTCATAGGCGCACCCGGCGATAGGGCTGCAGCAACCCGGCTGCGATGGCCGGGACGCCTTGCGGGCCCGGGCCCAGTTCCACCGGCTCGCGCCGCTCGAACCAATGGGCCACGAGCAAGAGAAGCGCCTGGCGGATGGGCTGCGGGACATCGGCTGCCGCATCGCCGAAGCCCGCGACAAACGAGACCTCGAACCCGTTGAAGGGCCGCAAGCCCGCCGACGGCACCAGCGCGGTCAGCACAACACGGGCGGGATCGGACAGCACATCGATGTCGTAGCTTCCCGCATCGACCGTGGACATGCCTCCCTCGCCGCCATGCAGGTTCACCGCGCTCACCGCCTGCACGGGGCCGAGCGGCAGAGCCACGCAGCCACGCTGCGGCACCGCATCGAGGAAGTGCGACCAGCTCTGCGTGATGAGCGCGAGGCCGAGCGAGCGCTCGACAAGCATCCGCGCTGCCACGATGAGCGAGGAGATTAGCGTGTCCTCGTCGTCCGTATCGATGCGCAAATGCGCCTTGGCCTCGGCCAGGCTGATCGGTTCGGCGGCGGGCGCCG
The nucleotide sequence above comes from Methyloceanibacter stevinii. Encoded proteins:
- a CDS encoding head-tail connector protein, which encodes MVHVLTAAPAAEPISLAEAKAHLRIDTDDEDTLISSLIVAARMLVERSLGLALITQSWSHFLDAVPQRGCVALPLGPVQAVSAVNLHGGEGGMSTVDAGSYDIDVLSDPARVVLTALVPSAGLRPFNGFEVSFVAGFGDAAADVPQPIRQALLLLVAHWFERREPVELGPGPQGVPAIAAGLLQPYRRVRL